From a single Cyclobacterium marinum DSM 745 genomic region:
- a CDS encoding sodium:solute symporter family transporter, translating into MYSTLEKPFFLSFFLILFVFQAVGKEVVWEVLPAIPDKEGFAGMFAGTSNGVLLVGGGANFPEKRPWEGGEKFWYDEIYFMEDIETGWKLSKQKLPQKLGYMVSGTYKNKVWVIGGNDAKAHTDLVISLAYQNGEVVIENDYPQLPVPLANMTGAIVNGILYVLGGQQTPTGLAETKFYILDLNRNKEDMKWVEGPIFPGKARIQAVAASHKDVFYVFSGFTLHHNTDGSLGRKLLKDAYRFIPSEQPKEGIWQQINNLPRGVAAAPSPAFSLGGDHILIAGGLDEETLKHTDPASHPGFLDKMLAYNTNAEKWVEMGDMPEGSSRVTAPSAFWKGFWVVPNGEKGPGVRSPKVMGLATQNPFGMANWLTLGAYLACMLGIGFYFSKRENTTTEYFLAGKRIPWWAAGLSIYGTQLSAITFMAIPVIVYATNWRLAVGSFMILAIVPLIVKYYLPFFRRLNITTAYQYLELRFDIRVRLLGSLTFILLQLARMGVVLYLPAIAISSVTNMDIFLCIAIMGVFSTIYTVLGGMEAVIWTDVIQVVVLLGGALLSIFIAIANIDGGFSTVIEVGMRLDKFKLIDWSWDYTQLVFWVAIIGFFFLNLIPYSSDQVVIQRYLTVKDEKEAAKSLWTNGLITIPGIFLFFGLGTVLFVYYLTNPEKIVSANPEELLPYYIVAELPLGIAGLVIAGIFAASMSSLDSSMNSIATAYITDIHRYLKPGLKDGAYLKLAKTITVIMGVFGTLTAIWIAATEVGFIFDFFQKLLGMIGGCLAGVFILAIFSQRANSTGVVIGTLSGAGITFLVSKFTDVNGYLYGAIGVLSCVAIGFIFSLIFPDSKSQIKGLTYKSIIKK; encoded by the coding sequence ATGTATTCAACTTTAGAGAAACCCTTTTTCCTCAGCTTTTTTTTAATTCTTTTCGTTTTTCAAGCAGTAGGTAAGGAGGTGGTATGGGAGGTGTTACCTGCTATTCCCGATAAAGAAGGATTTGCAGGGATGTTTGCTGGAACTAGTAATGGAGTGCTATTGGTTGGTGGAGGAGCTAATTTTCCTGAAAAGAGACCTTGGGAAGGAGGAGAGAAGTTTTGGTATGATGAAATCTATTTTATGGAAGACATTGAAACCGGCTGGAAACTTTCAAAGCAAAAACTTCCTCAAAAGTTGGGCTATATGGTTTCCGGAACCTATAAAAATAAGGTATGGGTGATTGGTGGGAATGATGCTAAAGCGCATACAGATTTGGTGATCAGCTTGGCTTACCAAAACGGAGAAGTCGTAATTGAGAATGATTATCCTCAATTGCCGGTCCCATTGGCCAATATGACCGGAGCCATTGTGAACGGAATTTTATACGTTTTGGGGGGACAGCAGACTCCTACAGGTTTGGCAGAAACAAAATTTTATATCCTGGATTTAAATAGAAATAAAGAGGATATGAAATGGGTTGAAGGTCCTATTTTTCCGGGAAAGGCCAGAATACAGGCTGTAGCTGCTTCGCACAAAGATGTTTTTTATGTTTTTAGTGGTTTTACGCTTCATCATAATACAGATGGTAGTTTGGGAAGGAAATTGCTAAAAGATGCCTACAGGTTTATTCCATCTGAGCAACCAAAGGAGGGTATATGGCAGCAAATAAATAATTTACCTAGAGGAGTTGCAGCCGCCCCTTCACCCGCATTCAGTCTAGGTGGAGACCATATTCTAATTGCCGGAGGTTTAGATGAAGAAACCTTAAAGCACACAGACCCCGCAAGTCATCCTGGTTTTTTAGACAAAATGTTAGCTTACAATACCAATGCTGAAAAATGGGTAGAAATGGGAGATATGCCTGAAGGGAGTTCAAGGGTAACAGCACCATCTGCTTTTTGGAAAGGTTTTTGGGTTGTTCCTAATGGGGAAAAAGGTCCGGGAGTAAGGTCCCCTAAAGTCATGGGTTTGGCTACACAAAATCCCTTTGGAATGGCTAACTGGTTGACACTGGGAGCCTATTTGGCTTGCATGTTGGGAATAGGCTTTTACTTTTCAAAAAGAGAAAATACCACAACTGAATATTTTCTGGCCGGGAAAAGGATACCCTGGTGGGCTGCCGGGTTAAGTATCTACGGGACACAATTAAGTGCGATTACTTTTATGGCCATACCTGTCATCGTTTATGCCACCAATTGGCGTTTGGCAGTAGGTTCCTTTATGATCCTTGCCATTGTACCTTTAATTGTAAAATATTATCTGCCTTTTTTTAGAAGATTAAATATAACAACGGCCTATCAATACTTGGAATTGAGGTTTGATATTCGTGTAAGATTGTTGGGTAGTTTGACATTTATATTGCTACAACTTGCCCGGATGGGGGTTGTACTTTATCTTCCGGCCATTGCCATCTCTTCCGTAACCAATATGGATATTTTCTTGTGCATCGCTATAATGGGTGTATTTAGTACCATTTATACCGTACTCGGAGGCATGGAAGCAGTTATTTGGACGGATGTAATTCAAGTGGTTGTTTTACTTGGAGGTGCGTTGCTTTCCATATTTATTGCAATAGCCAATATTGATGGAGGATTTTCTACTGTTATTGAAGTAGGGATGCGGTTAGATAAATTCAAGCTTATAGACTGGTCTTGGGATTATACCCAACTGGTGTTTTGGGTGGCAATTATTGGATTCTTTTTCTTAAACTTAATCCCATACTCCTCAGATCAAGTGGTAATACAGCGTTATCTTACTGTCAAAGATGAAAAGGAGGCAGCCAAAAGTCTTTGGACCAATGGGTTAATTACCATACCCGGAATATTTTTATTTTTTGGGTTGGGGACGGTGCTGTTCGTGTATTACCTTACCAATCCGGAGAAAATAGTAAGTGCCAATCCCGAAGAGCTTTTACCCTATTATATAGTAGCTGAGCTTCCTTTAGGGATAGCAGGATTGGTAATTGCGGGAATTTTTGCCGCCAGTATGTCTTCGCTCGATAGTAGTATGAATAGTATTGCAACCGCATACATAACAGATATCCATCGGTACCTTAAGCCGGGGCTTAAGGATGGAGCATACCTGAAATTGGCTAAAACTATTACCGTCATCATGGGGGTTTTTGGAACCCTAACAGCAATTTGGATAGCTGCTACTGAAGTAGGTTTTATTTTTGACTTTTTCCAAAAGTTATTAGGGATGATTGGTGGCTGCCTTGCCGGGGTTTTTATTTTGGCTATTTTTAGTCAAAGAGCCAATTCCACAGGTGTGGTGATTGGAACGCTTTCAGGGGCAGGTATAACCTTTCTTGTCAGTAAATTTACTGATGTAAATGGTTATCTCTATGGAGCAATAGGTGTGTTAAGCTGTGTCGCAATAGGTTTTATTTTTAGTTTAATTTTTCCCGATAGTAAAAGCCAGATCAAAGGGCTTACTTACAAATCAATAATTAAGAAGTAG